The following proteins are co-located in the Flammeovirga kamogawensis genome:
- the rpiB gene encoding ribose 5-phosphate isomerase B, producing MKLAIGGDHAGYEYKDEIIKHLEANGHEVKDFGPFSTASCDYPDYVHPLATAVENGEYEFGITICGSGIGVSMVANKHKGIRAGLCWEPVLAALTRQHNNANVLSMPARFISLARAIEIVDTFISTDFEGGRHQNRVDKIPV from the coding sequence ATGAAATTGGCAATTGGTGGCGATCACGCAGGTTACGAATACAAAGACGAAATCATTAAGCACTTAGAAGCAAATGGTCATGAGGTAAAGGATTTTGGTCCTTTTTCTACAGCATCTTGCGACTACCCTGATTATGTACATCCTTTAGCAACAGCTGTTGAAAATGGTGAGTATGAATTTGGTATCACTATTTGTGGTAGTGGAATTGGTGTTTCTATGGTAGCAAACAAGCATAAAGGTATTCGTGCAGGATTATGTTGGGAGCCAGTATTAGCAGCTTTAACTCGTCAGCACAATAATGCAAACGTATTATCAATGCCTGCTCGATTTATTTCACTTGCAAGAGCAATTGAGATTGTTGATACTTTTATATCAACAGATTTTGAAGGAGGACGTCATCAAAATAGAGTTGACAAGATACCTGTATAA
- the rplA gene encoding 50S ribosomal protein L1, which yields MAVSKKRKEALSKYDRTQEYTLEKATELVKELSFEKFDASVDLDIRLGVDPRKADQMVRGVVTLPHGVGKEVRVLALVTPDKEEEAKAAGADYAGLDEFIKKIEGGWTDIDVIITMPTVMAKVGRLGRVLGPRGLMPNPKAGTVTLEVGKAVKEVKAGKIDFKVDKTGIIHTSIGKASFSAAQLNDNAAELLATLSKLKPSSAKGTYFKSVTVSTTMGPGVKVDKGSIDS from the coding sequence ATGGCAGTATCAAAGAAAAGAAAAGAGGCGCTATCTAAATACGATAGAACTCAAGAATACACGCTGGAGAAAGCTACTGAACTTGTGAAAGAATTATCTTTCGAGAAGTTCGATGCTTCTGTAGATCTTGACATCCGTTTAGGTGTTGATCCACGTAAAGCTGACCAAATGGTTCGTGGTGTGGTTACACTTCCTCACGGTGTTGGTAAAGAAGTACGTGTCCTTGCACTAGTGACTCCAGACAAAGAAGAAGAAGCTAAAGCAGCAGGTGCTGATTACGCTGGTCTTGACGAATTCATCAAAAAGATTGAAGGCGGATGGACTGACATTGATGTAATCATCACTATGCCAACAGTAATGGCGAAAGTAGGTCGTTTAGGTAGAGTTTTAGGTCCTCGTGGTCTAATGCCAAACCCTAAAGCGGGTACTGTAACTTTAGAAGTTGGAAAAGCTGTAAAAGAAGTGAAAGCTGGTAAAATCGACTTTAAGGTTGACAAAACTGGTATTATCCATACATCAATTGGTAAAGCATCTTTTAGTGCTGCACAATTGAATGATAATGCAGCGGAGTTACTTGCGACTTTATCTAAGTTGAAGCCTTCTTCTGCAAAAGGTACATATTTTAAGAGCGTAACGGTTTCTACAACTATGGGCCCTGGTGTCAAAGTTGACAAGGGATCAATCGATAGCTAA
- a CDS encoding aspartate kinase, producing MLTLAEVIAELINESPFLQEGIAEGIINYSALARKLHPEIEQRFNKEVQQGAIVMALKRMAHKVDASQLEDQAKDYIRHMGDILVRSDLVDFAYKNSPTLIRAQKDLLELVQNSSSDLFHASSKGMHETNIITSRTFADKVKELFWEEEKLSEIQDLAAVTMRMPISYTKDAPGVFYHILKTLAWNKINVVEFISTKHEFSIIIEKEEINHTFKLLHDMKNS from the coding sequence ATGCTCACACTTGCTGAAGTAATCGCTGAACTGATAAATGAATCTCCTTTTCTACAAGAGGGAATTGCAGAAGGTATTATAAATTATAGTGCTCTTGCTAGAAAGTTACATCCTGAAATTGAACAAAGATTTAATAAAGAGGTACAACAAGGAGCAATTGTAATGGCACTTAAGCGAATGGCTCACAAGGTTGACGCCTCTCAATTAGAAGATCAAGCAAAAGATTACATAAGACATATGGGAGATATTTTAGTAAGATCAGACCTTGTCGATTTTGCCTATAAAAACTCTCCTACACTTATTCGTGCACAGAAAGATTTATTAGAATTAGTACAAAATAGTAGTAGTGACTTATTTCATGCTTCATCAAAAGGTATGCATGAGACAAATATTATTACGAGTAGAACTTTTGCAGATAAAGTAAAAGAACTCTTCTGGGAAGAAGAAAAACTTTCAGAAATTCAAGATCTTGCTGCTGTTACTATGAGAATGCCAATATCTTATACTAAAGATGCTCCGGGTGTTTTTTATCATATCTTAAAAACACTAGCTTGGAATAAAATAAATGTTGTAGAATTTATATCTACTAAGCATGAATTTTCTATAATTATCGAGAAAGAAGAGATAAACCATACTTTCAAGTTATTACATGACATGAAAAATAGTTAG
- a CDS encoding glycosyltransferase, giving the protein MKKVLVITYYFPPCGGIPVIRPLKLIKYIRDFGWEPVLITPKDAHYPSFDNEMLEDFPQDIERIKVPIWEPYSLYKKFTSRNKDENVNNVLVASDEKSKSWKAKLAVFVRSNFFIPDARKFWIEPVVKEVSSYLEKNQVDAIITTGPPHSVNLIGAHLKNQFDLPWLADFQDPWTQVDYYKELILTDWADNKHHQLEQQIFKKADVITTVSDAWRNDLLDIGAKNVTVVPLGYDPQDFSMLSDKSDGKKMRMTHLGLVGKDRVPYQLLDIILELSTELEGFSTQFELQFIGQIDYSILEFIEKHKDEGLVSFISQLTRKEALERGKSSDILLMLLNKADNSSGRIPGKLFEYLALEKNILSLGNTSGDSSKIIAETGMGECFEYNQKQEIKQLISSMFLEWKKNGKLKTLKSSAYARYRSQNIAEAFSIALKSIL; this is encoded by the coding sequence ATGAAAAAGGTACTTGTTATAACTTATTATTTCCCTCCATGTGGAGGTATACCTGTAATCAGACCTCTTAAGTTAATAAAATATATTAGAGATTTTGGTTGGGAACCTGTTTTAATTACCCCTAAAGATGCACACTATCCATCTTTTGACAATGAAATGTTAGAAGATTTCCCTCAAGATATTGAAAGGATAAAAGTACCTATTTGGGAACCTTACAGTTTATATAAAAAGTTTACTTCAAGAAATAAGGATGAAAATGTCAATAATGTTTTAGTAGCATCAGATGAGAAAAGTAAATCTTGGAAAGCAAAGCTAGCAGTTTTTGTAAGGAGTAATTTTTTTATACCTGATGCTAGAAAATTTTGGATTGAACCGGTTGTAAAAGAAGTATCAAGTTATTTAGAGAAGAATCAAGTAGATGCAATTATTACTACAGGACCTCCTCATTCAGTTAATTTAATAGGAGCTCATTTAAAAAATCAATTTGATTTACCTTGGTTAGCAGATTTTCAAGATCCATGGACTCAAGTAGATTATTATAAAGAATTAATTTTAACGGATTGGGCGGATAATAAGCATCATCAATTAGAACAACAAATATTCAAGAAGGCAGATGTAATAACAACAGTAAGTGATGCATGGAGAAATGATCTTTTAGATATTGGAGCCAAAAATGTTACTGTAGTTCCATTAGGTTATGACCCTCAAGATTTTTCAATGTTATCTGATAAATCAGATGGTAAAAAAATGAGAATGACGCATCTTGGTTTAGTGGGTAAAGATCGTGTTCCTTATCAATTACTTGATATAATTTTAGAGCTATCAACAGAACTGGAAGGGTTTTCTACTCAATTTGAATTACAATTTATTGGTCAAATAGATTATTCAATATTAGAATTTATTGAAAAACACAAGGACGAAGGTTTAGTGTCTTTTATTTCTCAATTAACAAGAAAAGAAGCTTTAGAAAGAGGTAAATCTTCAGACATACTTTTGATGCTATTAAATAAAGCAGATAATTCATCAGGTCGTATACCAGGTAAGTTGTTTGAATATCTTGCTCTTGAAAAAAATATCCTCAGTCTAGGAAATACATCTGGAGATTCTTCTAAAATAATTGCAGAAACAGGAATGGGAGAATGTTTTGAGTACAATCAAAAACAAGAAATAAAGCAATTAATATCTTCAATGTTCTTGGAGTGGAAAAAAAATGGAAAACTAAAAACATTAAAAAGTAGCGCATACGCTAGATATAGATCACAAAATATAGCAGAAGCATTTTCTATAGCCTTGAAAAGTATTCTTTGA
- a CDS encoding DUF4293 domain-containing protein translates to MIQRIQSIFLFLITVAMVAVIFAPIWSANVEGKQATLTALQLVVSGGDTVNTVAIAIVSGLSAFVAAISLFSFKNRMNQMKLNLLNSVLIFATIGLIFYYGYFMGTELVGGEGKFAVGFFLPVFSIVFNSLANRFIQRDEKKVRDSISGRLRD, encoded by the coding sequence ATGATTCAAAGAATTCAATCAATTTTCCTTTTTTTAATTACAGTAGCAATGGTAGCTGTAATTTTTGCACCCATTTGGTCTGCAAATGTTGAAGGAAAACAAGCCACTTTAACGGCATTACAATTAGTAGTATCTGGTGGAGATACAGTAAATACTGTAGCAATAGCTATTGTGTCTGGATTATCTGCATTTGTAGCAGCAATTTCTTTATTCTCTTTTAAAAATAGAATGAATCAAATGAAATTGAACCTATTAAATAGTGTATTGATATTTGCAACAATAGGGTTGATCTTTTATTATGGATATTTTATGGGTACTGAATTAGTTGGCGGTGAAGGTAAATTTGCTGTTGGTTTCTTTTTACCTGTATTCTCTATAGTGTTTAATTCATTAGCGAATAGGTTTATACAGCGAGATGAGAAAAAAGTGAGAGATTCGATTAGTGGTCGTCTTAGAGACTAA
- the rplK gene encoding 50S ribosomal protein L11 yields MAKEIEGFLKLQIKGGAANPSPPVGPALGSKGLNIMDFCKQFNARTQDKGGQLLPVLITIFKDKSFEFVIKTPPAANLIMDAAKIKKGSSEPNRTKVASVTWDQLRAIAETKLPDLNCSTVESGMKMVAGTARSMGITVEGVAPWEA; encoded by the coding sequence ATGGCAAAAGAAATCGAAGGTTTCCTGAAGCTCCAAATTAAAGGTGGAGCAGCCAATCCGTCGCCGCCAGTAGGTCCTGCGTTAGGTTCTAAGGGTTTGAACATTATGGATTTCTGTAAGCAGTTCAACGCTAGAACACAAGACAAAGGAGGGCAATTATTGCCTGTATTAATTACTATTTTCAAAGACAAGTCTTTCGAATTTGTAATTAAAACTCCTCCAGCGGCTAATTTGATCATGGATGCGGCAAAAATTAAAAAAGGTTCATCAGAGCCAAACCGTACCAAAGTTGCTTCGGTAACTTGGGATCAATTAAGAGCGATTGCAGAGACTAAATTACCAGATTTAAACTGTTCTACAGTTGAGTCAGGTATGAAAATGGTTGCGGGTACAGCTCGTAGCATGGGTATCACAGTAGAAGGGGTAGCTCCTTGGGAAGCTTAA
- the nusG gene encoding transcription termination/antitermination protein NusG, which produces MGELKWYVVRAVSGQEKKVKDYLLKELENQNLQNFITQVLVPTEKVYQARKQRDGKVKKIAVEKNLLPGYVIVEADLSNGEVQHTINSVPGVIGFLNADSKDPSVLPKPMRDSEINQILGKVDESDEGEVKHDTSYSVGETVRVMDGPFSGFSGSVEEVFEEKKKLNVMVKIFGRNAPVELDYKQVEKEE; this is translated from the coding sequence ATGGGTGAACTTAAATGGTATGTAGTTAGAGCTGTAAGTGGCCAAGAGAAGAAGGTTAAAGATTATCTACTGAAAGAATTAGAAAATCAGAACCTACAGAACTTTATCACTCAGGTTTTAGTTCCTACAGAGAAAGTTTATCAGGCGAGAAAGCAGAGAGATGGTAAAGTTAAAAAAATTGCCGTTGAGAAAAACTTACTCCCAGGATATGTTATAGTTGAAGCTGATTTATCAAATGGTGAGGTTCAACACACGATTAATAGTGTTCCCGGTGTCATAGGCTTTCTGAATGCAGATTCAAAAGATCCTTCAGTGCTTCCAAAACCTATGCGTGATTCTGAAATCAATCAGATCCTTGGCAAAGTCGACGAGTCTGACGAAGGCGAAGTTAAACATGACACGTCTTACTCTGTTGGCGAAACAGTACGCGTTATGGATGGTCCATTCTCTGGATTCTCTGGAAGCGTAGAGGAAGTCTTCGAAGAGAAGAAAAAACTCAATGTCATGGTGAAGATCTTCGGTCGCAATGCACCAGTGGAACTCGATTATAAACAAGTAGAAAAAGAAGAATAA
- the secE gene encoding preprotein translocase subunit SecE, producing the protein MNKIINFIKESYTEMTDNVTWLSFKEAQDSSVLVLVASVVFALVIGAVDFGFNEILTAFYTAY; encoded by the coding sequence ATGAATAAAATAATCAATTTCATCAAAGAGTCATATACTGAAATGACTGACAACGTAACATGGTTGTCGTTCAAAGAAGCTCAAGACAGTTCTGTACTTGTTCTTGTAGCATCAGTAGTTTTTGCATTGGTAATCGGAGCAGTAGACTTTGGTTTCAATGAGATTTTGACAGCATTCTACACTGCTTATTAA
- the uvrB gene encoding excinuclease ABC subunit UvrB: MDFKLVADFKPMGDQPQAIKQLAQGVEDGEDSQILLGVTGSGKTFSIANVIKETGRPTLILSHNKTLAAQLYGEFKQFFPENAVEYFISYYDYYQPEAYIQSTDTFIEKDLMINEEIEKLRLACTSALLSGRRDVIVIASVSCIYGIGNPEEFGKNVLKIKSGIQYPRQQFLRDLVDILYSRNEIEFNRGNFRVKGDTVDIFPAYADFAYRIIYWDDEIEEIQRIDPITGRMQSREDGISIFPANLFVTGKDAINDSIIQIQDELVEQIKYFENDQRTAEAKRIKERTEFDLEMIRELGYCSGVENYSRYFDRRRAGQRPFCLLDYFPDDFLMVIDESHVTLPQIRAMWGGDRSRKISLVDNGFRLPSALDNRPLTFNEFENVVSQSIYVSATPGDYELLQTGGAITEQVIRPTGLLDPKIEVRPTINQIDDLLEEVDATIKKGDRVLITTLTKRMAEELSKYLDQVGIKSTYLHSEIKPLDRVEILRELRLGIVDVLVGVNLLREGLDLPEVSLVAIMDADKEGFLRNVRSLVQTIGRAARNSEGRVIMYADKMTKSMQKSIDETKRRRKIQHEYNLEHGITPKTVKKSQDAIFDQTQVADKKGGISKEYQLDDNDMSKAAEAISSYQASEKGDIKAQIAAVKKEMEKAAKDLDFIEAARLRDIMFELEKLKKSK; encoded by the coding sequence ATGGATTTCAAATTAGTTGCTGATTTTAAACCAATGGGTGATCAGCCTCAAGCAATAAAACAATTAGCTCAAGGAGTTGAGGATGGAGAAGATTCTCAAATTCTATTAGGAGTTACAGGTTCAGGTAAAACATTTAGTATTGCCAATGTTATAAAGGAAACAGGTCGACCTACCTTAATATTAAGTCATAACAAAACATTAGCTGCTCAACTATATGGAGAATTCAAACAATTTTTTCCTGAAAACGCTGTAGAATATTTTATATCTTATTACGACTACTATCAGCCTGAAGCATATATTCAGAGTACAGATACATTTATTGAAAAAGACCTCATGATTAATGAGGAAATAGAAAAACTAAGATTAGCCTGTACTTCCGCACTACTATCTGGAAGAAGAGATGTAATTGTTATTGCATCTGTTTCCTGTATTTATGGTATTGGTAACCCCGAGGAATTCGGAAAAAATGTATTAAAAATTAAATCCGGTATTCAATATCCTAGACAACAATTTTTACGTGACTTAGTAGATATCTTATACTCACGAAATGAAATTGAATTCAATAGAGGAAACTTTCGTGTTAAAGGAGACACTGTTGATATTTTTCCTGCATATGCTGATTTTGCTTACCGCATCATATATTGGGATGATGAAATTGAAGAAATTCAGAGAATTGATCCAATTACAGGGAGGATGCAATCTAGAGAAGATGGAATTTCTATATTTCCTGCCAACCTTTTTGTCACAGGAAAAGATGCCATTAATGACTCTATCATACAAATTCAAGACGAACTAGTAGAGCAAATTAAGTATTTTGAAAATGATCAAAGAACTGCTGAAGCTAAAAGAATAAAAGAAAGAACTGAATTCGATTTAGAAATGATCCGAGAGCTTGGGTATTGTTCTGGAGTTGAAAATTATTCTCGTTATTTTGACAGACGTAGAGCGGGACAAAGACCATTCTGCTTATTAGATTATTTTCCTGATGATTTTTTAATGGTTATCGATGAGAGCCATGTTACGCTCCCACAAATTAGAGCAATGTGGGGAGGTGACCGTTCTAGGAAAATTTCTTTAGTTGATAATGGATTTAGACTCCCCTCCGCACTTGACAATAGACCTCTTACTTTTAATGAGTTTGAAAATGTAGTTTCTCAGAGCATATATGTTAGTGCAACACCTGGTGATTATGAATTATTACAAACAGGTGGTGCTATTACTGAACAAGTAATAAGACCAACAGGTTTACTAGATCCTAAAATTGAAGTACGTCCTACTATTAATCAGATTGATGATTTATTAGAAGAAGTTGATGCTACCATAAAAAAGGGAGACCGTGTTCTTATCACAACTTTAACAAAGCGAATGGCTGAAGAGCTTTCAAAATACCTTGATCAAGTTGGCATTAAATCAACTTACCTTCATTCAGAAATAAAACCTTTAGATAGGGTTGAAATTTTAAGAGAACTAAGACTTGGTATTGTAGATGTTCTTGTTGGTGTAAATTTATTGAGAGAAGGACTTGATCTACCAGAAGTTTCTTTAGTTGCAATCATGGATGCTGATAAAGAAGGTTTTTTGAGAAATGTTAGATCATTAGTTCAAACTATTGGTCGTGCTGCAAGAAACTCAGAGGGTCGAGTGATTATGTATGCTGATAAGATGACAAAATCGATGCAAAAATCTATTGATGAAACAAAACGTCGTCGGAAAATTCAACATGAATACAATTTAGAGCATGGAATCACGCCTAAAACGGTAAAGAAATCACAAGATGCAATTTTTGACCAAACACAAGTTGCAGATAAAAAAGGAGGAATTTCTAAAGAATATCAACTTGATGATAATGACATGAGCAAAGCCGCTGAAGCAATCTCATCTTATCAAGCATCTGAAAAAGGAGATATCAAAGCTCAAATAGCTGCAGTTAAAAAAGAAATGGAAAAAGCCGCAAAAGATTTAGACTTTATAGAAGCTGCTAGATTAAGAGATATAATGTTTGAACTTGAGAAACTCAAGAAATCAAAATAA
- a CDS encoding DUF368 domain-containing protein, whose protein sequence is MKEKFFIFLKGIAMGSADVVPGVSGGTVAFITGIYERLLKAISAVDIEALKLFSKFKFKELWDKLDLGFLLPLFLGIGTAIISLAKLMKYLLENEPIGLWSFFFGLIIASAILVQKQVGKWNIGSIISLIIGTSLSYYITIATPAQSPEGLIYIFLAGMVAICAMILPGISGAFMLLLMGQYHNILDSISNFKLDVIAVFCAGAGIGIVSFARVLTFLLNKFHDITIALLTGFMIGSLNKVWPWKEVVETYTDRHGNIKPLLESNLLPQNFEGDNQLILAIILALVGFLLVIGIEKVADKQSDTLEK, encoded by the coding sequence ATGAAAGAAAAATTCTTTATATTCCTTAAAGGAATTGCTATGGGGTCTGCAGATGTTGTACCTGGTGTTTCTGGAGGAACCGTTGCATTTATTACTGGCATTTATGAACGCCTATTAAAAGCAATTAGTGCTGTTGATATAGAAGCATTAAAACTATTTTCTAAATTTAAGTTTAAAGAATTATGGGATAAACTTGATTTAGGTTTCTTATTACCATTATTTCTAGGAATTGGTACTGCAATTATCAGTTTAGCTAAACTGATGAAATATCTTTTAGAGAATGAACCTATTGGTTTGTGGTCTTTCTTCTTCGGTCTAATCATTGCTTCCGCAATATTAGTACAAAAACAAGTAGGGAAATGGAACATCGGTAGCATAATATCTCTCATAATAGGAACTAGCCTTTCTTATTATATAACTATTGCTACTCCTGCTCAATCTCCAGAAGGTTTAATATATATATTTCTTGCTGGTATGGTTGCTATCTGTGCAATGATTTTACCTGGTATTTCAGGAGCATTTATGCTGTTACTAATGGGACAATATCATAACATACTTGATTCTATTAGTAATTTTAAGCTTGATGTAATTGCTGTTTTCTGTGCAGGGGCGGGTATTGGTATCGTATCCTTTGCAAGAGTATTAACTTTTCTACTCAATAAATTCCATGATATAACTATTGCTTTACTTACTGGCTTTATGATTGGTTCTCTTAATAAAGTATGGCCATGGAAAGAAGTTGTAGAAACTTATACTGATAGACATGGTAATATTAAACCATTATTAGAAAGTAATTTATTACCCCAAAATTTCGAGGGTGACAATCAATTAATATTAGCTATAATTTTAGCATTAGTTGGTTTCTTATTAGTTATTGGTATTGAAAAGGTAGCTGACAAACAAAGTGATACTTTAGAAAAATAG
- the tuf gene encoding elongation factor Tu, whose product MAKETFDRSKPHLNIGTIGHVDHGKTTLTAAISSVLANKGLAEQRDFSQIDNAPEEKERGITINTSHVEYQTEKRHYAHVDCPGHADYVKNMVTGAAQMDGAILVVAATDGAMPQTKEHILLARQVGVPKIVVFLNKADMVDDEEMLELVEMEVAEELESKGYDDAPIIRGSALGALNGEDKWVKTVEELMENVDEHIPLPVRDVDKDFLMPVEDVFSITGRGTVATGRIEKGVANTGDAVEILGLGDKLTSTITGVEMFRKILDRGEAGDNVGILLRGVDKESIKRGMVICKPGSVTPHDKFTAEIYVLSKEEGGRHTPFFKGYNPQFYFRTTDVTGTISLPDGVEMVMPGDNVTITVDLQKEIAMEEGLRFAIREGGRTVGAGQVTTIIN is encoded by the coding sequence ATGGCTAAGGAAACATTTGACCGTTCGAAACCGCACTTGAACATCGGTACTATCGGTCACGTTGACCACGGTAAAACTACTTTAACTGCGGCAATTTCATCAGTATTGGCAAACAAAGGACTTGCTGAGCAAAGAGATTTCTCACAAATTGATAACGCTCCGGAAGAGAAAGAACGTGGTATCACGATCAACACTTCTCACGTAGAATATCAAACTGAGAAACGTCACTATGCTCACGTTGACTGTCCAGGTCACGCCGATTACGTTAAAAACATGGTAACTGGTGCTGCTCAGATGGACGGTGCTATCCTTGTAGTAGCGGCAACTGATGGTGCTATGCCTCAAACAAAAGAACACATCCTTTTAGCTCGCCAGGTTGGTGTGCCTAAAATTGTTGTTTTCTTGAACAAAGCTGACATGGTTGATGACGAAGAGATGTTAGAGCTTGTTGAAATGGAAGTTGCTGAAGAATTAGAAAGCAAAGGCTATGACGACGCTCCAATTATCAGAGGATCAGCTCTTGGTGCTTTAAACGGAGAAGACAAGTGGGTTAAGACTGTTGAAGAGTTAATGGAAAATGTAGATGAGCATATTCCTCTTCCAGTTCGTGACGTAGACAAAGACTTCTTAATGCCAGTAGAGGACGTATTCTCGATCACAGGTCGTGGTACTGTTGCTACAGGTCGTATTGAGAAAGGTGTTGCTAACACAGGTGATGCTGTTGAAATCTTAGGTTTAGGTGATAAATTAACATCTACTATTACAGGTGTTGAGATGTTCCGTAAGATCTTAGATAGAGGTGAAGCTGGTGATAACGTTGGTATCCTTCTTAGAGGTGTAGACAAAGAGTCAATCAAGCGTGGTATGGTAATCTGTAAACCAGGTTCAGTAACTCCTCACGATAAGTTTACTGCTGAGATTTACGTATTATCAAAAGAAGAAGGTGGACGTCACACTCCATTCTTCAAAGGTTACAACCCTCAGTTCTACTTCCGTACAACTGACGTAACTGGTACTATCTCTTTACCTGACGGTGTAGAAATGGTAATGCCAGGTGATAACGTAACTATTACAGTTGATCTTCAAAAGGAAATCGCAATGGAGGAAGGTCTTCGTTTCGCTATCCGTGAAGGTGGACGTACAGTAGGTGCGGGTCAAGTAACGACTATCATCAATTAA
- a CDS encoding Ppx/GppA phosphatase family protein: protein MKKRRASIDMGTNTFQLLIADVVNETSIEKVYQEDIFVRLGKGGISRGVLTQEAMHRAYDALEVFNIKIKEFDVKNVVAGATSAVRSAVNGMDFIETIHSRFGYTPKIIEGNEEANVIYHGVKSDIVLSETSIIMDIGGGSVEFIICDNECVLWKQSFEIGAQRLFDLFCKQDPIAQQDLNELNDFVVKSLSDLWIAVKFYSPTKIIGAAGTFETLQEIYGSKNSIVPSEVKKVEVLAYKEMYKMFISYTLSERLLIPGLIKQRVNMIVPASALLMTVLEVLNFSEIEISGASLREGLLLYKVG from the coding sequence ATGAAAAAGAGAAGAGCATCAATCGATATGGGGACAAATACATTTCAGTTATTAATAGCTGATGTAGTTAATGAAACAAGTATTGAAAAAGTATATCAAGAGGATATTTTTGTGAGATTAGGAAAGGGAGGGATCTCCAGAGGGGTGCTTACACAAGAAGCAATGCATAGAGCTTATGATGCGTTAGAGGTTTTCAATATAAAAATTAAAGAATTTGATGTGAAAAATGTAGTTGCAGGAGCAACAAGTGCAGTAAGGTCAGCAGTAAATGGAATGGATTTTATAGAAACTATCCATTCTAGGTTTGGGTATACTCCTAAAATTATTGAAGGTAATGAAGAAGCTAATGTTATTTATCATGGAGTAAAATCAGATATTGTTCTATCTGAAACTTCTATAATAATGGATATTGGAGGTGGAAGTGTTGAATTTATTATTTGTGATAATGAGTGCGTTTTATGGAAGCAAAGTTTTGAAATTGGCGCACAACGATTATTTGATTTATTCTGCAAACAAGATCCAATAGCTCAACAAGATTTGAATGAGCTGAATGACTTTGTTGTTAAAAGTCTTAGTGATTTATGGATCGCAGTAAAATTTTATTCACCTACAAAAATAATTGGAGCAGCAGGTACTTTTGAAACTTTACAAGAAATATATGGGTCAAAAAATTCTATAGTACCTTCAGAGGTCAAAAAAGTAGAAGTTTTGGCTTATAAAGAAATGTACAAAATGTTCATAAGTTATACCTTGTCAGAGCGTTTATTGATACCAGGACTTATCAAACAAAGGGTGAATATGATCGTCCCAGCTTCAGCGTTATTAATGACTGTTTTGGAGGTGCTAAATTTCTCAGAAATTGAGATTTCAGGAGCCTCATTAAGAGAAGGTTTGTTACTCTATAAGGTTGGTTAA